From one Triticum aestivum cultivar Chinese Spring chromosome 4B, IWGSC CS RefSeq v2.1, whole genome shotgun sequence genomic stretch:
- the LOC123095041 gene encoding serine/threonine receptor-like kinase NFP, translating to MDPRRFLCHLLLALALAFRRCDAQGAGNGTGRFACLVPAPCDTFVLYRTQSPGSLDLGAISDLFGVSRAMIASANGLSLAAEDAALLPDQPLLVPVRCGCTGNRSFVNVTYPIHSGDTFYALALTGFENLTTPDVIQELNPQAVFNKLNVSQLVTVPLFCRCPTPAERSAGVQLHVTYMWRPVDTMSEVSKLMNSSASAIAAANNVTADFTSTTMLPMLIPVARPPVLPPLRYGASPSTGDLGASKGFSGATVAASIAGSLVAVAALCAAIFAYRRYRKKKATVHSASRFASPRFCFNQNAYGIQSSSSIARMINGGDKLLTSVSQFINKPIIFGTAEIMEATMNLDERCRIGTSYYRAKLEGEVFAVKPAKGDVSAELRMMQMVNHANLIRLAGISIGADGDYTFLVYEFAEKGSLDKWLYQKPPSSLPSSSSVDTLSWNQRLGIAFDVANGLLYMHEHTQPSMVHGDVRARNILLTADFRARISNFSVATPAMADAAATSSDVFAFGLLVLELLSGRMAMEARVGAEIGMLWRDIRAVLEAGDKRDAKLRKWMDPALGDEYYLDAALSLAGMARACTEEDAARRPKMADVVFSLSMLVQPLPVGDGFEKLWQPSSEENIRIVNEVAAR from the coding sequence ATGGACCCCCGCCGCTTCCTCTGCCACCTcttgctcgccctcgccctcgccttcCGCCGCTGCGACGCGCAGGGCGCCGGCAACGGCACCGGGCGCTTCGCCTGCCTCGTGCCGGCCCCGTGCGACACGTTCGTCCTGTACCGCACGCAGTCCCCGGGGTCCCTCGACCTCGGCGCCATCTCGGACCTCTTCGGCGTGAGCCGGGCCATGATCGCCAGCGCCAACGGCCTCAGCCTCGCCGCCGAGGACGCGGCGCTGCTGCCCGACCAGCCGCTGCTCGTGCCCGTCCGGTGCGGCTGCACCGGCAACCGCTCCTTCGTCAACGTCACCTACCCCatccactccggcgacaccttctACGCGCTCGCGCTCACCGGCTTCGAGAACCTCACCACCCCCGACGTCATCCAGGAGCTCAACCCGCAGGCGGTTTTCAACAAGCTCAATGTCTCGCAGCTGGTCACCGTGCCGCTCTTCTGCCGGTGCCCCACGCCGGCGGAGCGGAGCGCCGGGGTGCAGCTGCACGTCACCTACATGTGGCGACCTGTCGACACCATGTCCGAGGTGAGCAAGCTGATGAACTCCAGTGCGAGCGCCATCGCTGCGGCCAACAACGTCACTGCCGACTTCACCTCCACGACGATGCTGCCGATGCTGATCCCGGTGGCGCGGCCGCCGGTGCTTCCTCCGCTGCGCTATGGTGCGAGCCCGAGCACCGGCGATCTCGGAGCTAGCAAGGGCTTCTCGGGTGCCACCGTAGCGGCCAGCATCGCGGGGTCTCTCGTCGCGGTCGCCGCCTTGTGCGCGGCGATCTTCGCGTACCGGAGGTACCgcaagaagaaggccacggtgcACTCGGCGTCCAGGTTCGCGAGCCCGAGGTTTTGCTTCAACCAGAACGCCTACGGGATTCAGAGCAGCAGTTCCATCGCTCGCATGATCAACGGAGGGGACAAGCTGCTCACCAGTGTGTCACAGTTCATCAACAAGCCTATCATCTTCGGCACAGCGGAGATCATGGAGGCGACGATGAACTTGGACGAACGGTGCAGGATCGGCACCTCCTACTACCGGGCCAAGCTAGAAGGCGAGGTGTTCGCGGTGAAGCCGGCGAAAGGCGACGTGTCGGCGGAGCTGAGGATGATGCAGATGGTCAACCACGCCAACCTCATCAGGCTGGCCGGCATATCCATCGGCGCGGATGGGGACTACACCTTCCTCGTGTACGAATTCGCCGAGAAGGGCTCGCTCGACAAGTGGCTGTACCAGAAGCCTCCGTCCTCGCTGCCGTCGTCGAGCTCAGTGGATACGCTCTCGTGGAACCAGAGGCTGGGCATCGCGTTCGACGTCGCCAACGGCCTGCTGTACATGCACGAGCACACTCAGCCGAGCATGGTGCACGGCGACGTCCGCGCACGGAACATCCTCCTCACCGCAGACTTCAGGGCCAGGATATCCAACTTCTCCGTGGCCACGCCGGCGATGGCCGACGCCGCGGCGACGAGCAGCGACGTGTTCGCCTTCGGCCTACTGGTCCTCGAGCTTCTCTCCGGCAGGATGGCCATGGAGGCGCGCGTCGGCGCGGAGATCGGCATGCTGTGGAGGGACATCCGGGCGGTGCTGGAGGCCGGGGACAAGAGGGACGCCAAGCTGAGgaagtggatggaccccgcccttgGGGACGAGTACTACTTGGATGCGGCACTCAGCCTGGCCGGCATGGCCAGGGCTTGCACGGAGGAGGACGCGGCGCGGCGGCCGAAGATGGCCGACGTCGTGTTCAGCCTGTCAATGCTGGTGCAGCCGTTACCGGTGGGCGACGGGTTCGAGAAGCTATGGCAACCCAGCTCGGAGGAGAACATTAGGATTGTCAATGAAGTGGCAGCCAGATGA